The Caenorhabditis elegans chromosome I genome includes the window tgaaaatgaaatttccaaaaataattctgaagttttttttttttaatttttttaaaatttggcagtctgccaaaacttttactggaaattttgaaaaatggaatacaATTCAggataattaattttgatttcaaattttttgttctatgttgagtatatttttgacaaaaaacaattgtatAGACTTGATTTATTAGTTACTACGAAcctaaaaactttcaaaaacctaGTAAAActtatcaaacaaaaaaaccttcaTCATATGCCCTTCTCATTTAATACCGGATGCTCCAAGTGCTCaacttcctttttcttcttttctttttattttcttctccCTCTGTGTGTATTTCCCTGTTTCTCTCACTTTCCATGTTTGATGATTCTattcttcttcgttttctttcCGAAACAACAAGATTAGCACCTTTTCCAAATTCATTCTCTTGTTCTTTTCACCGTATTTCACAGACATCAAGTTTCgagatgtttaaaatttttatgaatactttcttttttcagcttATCCAACACGATATCTCACCTCAAATTGATCAGAAGCTACTCGAAAAGTGTCGACTTCCATCACTGTTTTTATATCATTTTAATATGAATTCGTTTcgaatgtaagtttttttcacataatcTGATGAACCACTTCACTctgttgatatttttcagaggaaattttttcaaagatttgtttttttaaagtaattttcagTATTGCTTTAGCTAGACTGGGatgtcttttttatttttatttttttgaatttttggcaaaagatTTGtagacaaaacaaaacaaacaaacaaaaagtttcagacatgatctgaagaaaagaaaatttaaaaaattttggttttgaaatttatttaaaattcagaattcaattttttttggtgaaagcCTTGGTCCTAGactctcaaaatttgagttgatacaaactttaaagttttactatgTCATTGCCTCAGAAATGACCCTTAGACCTTAGAAATGGCTTAAAGCATTTCTCCAACTTGGTATGCTTTACCTTTAATGCAATTCGTAGTTTAAAGACTGACAagcaaataaacaaaaatcgtTTATCAGTAATAATCgtagtaaaacattttatcaaGTTGAAAAGCAAAACTCATAAAATGCTCATTACCAAATGTGTCAAATTTGAGATGGCGAAAACCAATGGAAACACGTGACATGAACACAATGGGATCATCAATGGCATCCACCAGTCAATACCATCAGATTCCGATTCAAATCCAGAATCAGAATCCGTTACCGTCTCAACAGATTCAgccacaacaacaacaacaatacCATCCACCAGATCATGTGACAACTCATAATGGTACAACTACGTTTCATACTACGGTAggtgcatttttcaaaaagcaagaaaaattGCTCCAACTTCCAACTACctaactcaaaaattccagaatccCACAAAACCAAGACTTTGTGAAGGATCGTTGGCTCCTGGATGCTCATTGGCCGAGGCATCCGAACAGAGAAAACGAGAGATGGCGGAGCAGAAAAAAGAGTTGGCAGGCCCATCTTCCGCAGAGGATTACTTCGTCAGAAAGACAAATGGACGTCTTGGACTCACTATATACGCGCATAACGATGATGGGGTCATCAGGGCTGAGGTATGTGTAGCCGGTGATCGAGTACTTGACAATTTTGGTCTTTTTGAGATGGAAAAGGGGGTTGCAAGAAAGCGTTTTAATGAGTTTATTACAAAAATGCAGTTCACAAAGTCTCAAAGTTTTTCGGTGAAttctattcaaatttgaattaaaatcttGACCTTTaatttatggggttattcaagtagtgtcggaaaattaaaaagtgtagaaaaaatacgtcacaactttattcaagtatataaaaacatgtatttaaatacatttgtgacgtcacaaatgtattttaatacattttgctacattacttgaataaccccattagtaCTAACAACAAGTACCAGACTTGATTAGGgtgctacaaaaaattttcccatgaggggtcattttgaaattgaaaaaaagaaaccaatccggtttttttcactactttcgGAGCCcgaaaaaattcccaaaagtGAATTTTATTAGTGTGAACGCCTTTTAgctttgaatgaaaaatattcatcctaccaacaacaaaaaatatcaaaaaaggtttaagattttttaaataatttattttgatttttgtttaatttttgatctaccccACATTTAATGCTCTGATTTTATAGTTTCATAGTCATTTTTCATAGTATCCATTCAAATTACATAATTTTAGGTTCGTGGAGTGACGTCATTTGCTCCGAGATGTGCTCAAGTTGGAGATTCGGTTGTAGCGGTAGACAGTGAACTCATATCATCAGTTAGAAACGCTTCGGATGTTGAGAAACTTTTGAGAATCGGAAAAGTAATACATTTACGAAGAAAGACTCCTCTAACTCCAAGAGTAAGTTTTCCAAAGTTCCGAAACTTGGTAATCCGTTCGGGTTCAGGCACCGTCTCAACTCGACGCAACTAATGTCAATAAGAAAACGGGCTGTGCAAAGTTGGCGATGGCTCTGCAAGAATTGTTGGTCACTGAGAAGAAATATGTCAGCGATCTTCGAGAGGTAAGGGATCCCAAAAAGTTATAGAATTGAATAATTTACGATTTCAGATGAATGAAGTTTTTCTGTGTATGAGACAAGTCCGAGATATTATGAATGCAGCAATACGGTTGTATAAAATGCAAACATCGTTTGTGGACAGTATTGAGGAAGCCATTGGAGACATGAGTAGACAGGATATTTCTGTTGCTCAGATTAGGGTGAGCTTCTTTAGAAAAAGGCTATCTGTAACTTAAAGAAGTCAACCGTTTCCtatttggaatatttaaaaaaaatttatatgatAAAAGTAATGGgatttggatgaaaaaattaaattttacagcAGAACCCTCTAAAATGtattagatttttctgaaaatttttaattaaagtttcgcccaaattttgggaaacgttggttttgaaaaaaaaattaaaatattgtacTTTCGTAAGAAAAACACAACTAAACATTTATGTATGGCAAGCTGAAAAAGCTTTGTgcatttacagaaaaattataaaattgaaagctgagattatttttattattttttttacaaattgctGCTTCAATTTAcacaacaaatattttgaaaattttctaggaattcaataaatttgatattttattctttttgtagtgattgaaaaataatataaattttatgttttcaggaTTCTGTAATGCGAGTGTGTGCAGTATTCATCAACAAATGTTCTGATTTCAAAATCTATGCAGAATATGCAGCCGGTTACCATCTCCTCCAACATGagatcaaaaacaaaaaagagctTCTATCAAAATTGGAAGCTGTAAACAGTACAAGAGAGCAACATTGTTCTTGGGAATCTCGGATGATTAAACCAGTCCAGAGAATTGTACAATATCCACTTTTACTGAAAAACATTGCCGATGCACTTCCGAAGGATGCACGAGAGAGGGTTCAAGTGGAGGCAgcattgcaaaaaatgcagaCGTCTGCAGAATATGTGAATGAAATGCAAAGGCTTCATGAAGATTATGCACAATATATGGAGACTGTTAGGAAAGCTAATGAGCCAATGTTGGCTGAAAAGGTGAGGATGTTTTTTGCTCAAGCGGTCATATACGAAAATggtctttaaaatttaataattgaaCCGGGTCTCTCAGGAATTTGAATTCTTGGAAATCCACCTCTTCTTTctttatgtatttttaaatttgtgttATTAATGTCAAATCAgtccaaaatttattcaaaatgacCGACCATGACCATGTTCACATTTCTTGCCtacaaattttgatgaaaacatTCTGGCAGTTTATCAAAACCATAATTATGAGATGTAAatgttaaaaacaaatttttcagagtctTCGCCTCGACACTCGAGAGCTTCTAGTTTTTGCACACATAAAATGGAGAGATGCTCCAGCGGAGCACTACGTTGTGTTCGTGTTTCACTCTTTAATACTGCTCCTTCCATCGTATGCTAGGAAAGAGATTAAGGTAATTCATTCGagctttaaatattttctaatttttaaaaattaatttttgaagatgaaaTGGACTCGTGTCCTCCCAATAAATGAAGTTGATATCAACGAAATGCCAAATGATGCATTAAATCTAAAACTTTATCATGCTGCTTTTGAAGGACCAAATGGACAATTAAGTCATTGTAAGTCACACTTTAATAATCCCATTTCCCCCATATTGCAATTATaatcattttcagccaatccAAATACAGTCTACAATATTGAATGTTGTCAATCTCAACTGAAACAGCATcttatcaaaaatatcaaaaaagctCGAACTTTATTCTCTCGAGAATCACATCGTCCATTAAGTGGATCTAGTCAATCGGATGGTGGTTATGTGTCAGAAGTCTCTAAGGAAcatcgaaattcaaaatagatAATGGATCTTGTTTGTAtattttgcccaaattttcttatattttgtTGCCCCAAATCGCTAGTCCAAATATTCAAACGGGTGTTGTCGTAAACTGAGCAAAATgaactgtttttatttttcaaactcccTCGTGTTTCACTGCGGACATAAATTTATCCCCGCAAAACAAACTGAGAGTACTGTTATTTTAgcttataaaaatattgataagaTTGTCTCAAAAGTAGAGTAGTACCAGCATTTCAACCAGGAGTGGGTGGCAATtgcagttcggcaaattttttgtcgaaaaattcggcaaactggcaaattgccggtttgctgatttgccggaaactttcattcCCAACactttgtcaatttgccgattagacgaaaattttgattttcggcaaattgtcaatttgccaTTGGCCGAacaccaatttgccggaagtttttagagacattttttataagacggaaacacttcaaactgtgcctttttgaaatttcttttccgttttttcttgattacttttcacaaatattaggaacattcataggatgcgtacagtTTTgctgattaaaattgaaattcagtaatttccgaaaaaaatgtacaaaaccacaatttgcagaaaatttttggcaaatcggcaatatgccggaaattttaaatcccggcaatttgctgatttgcccatttgccggaaaaaaaatcatttgccaCTCACCCCTGATTTCCACCATTTCAACCAAATCTAAAAATACTATACAACActtattttgagatttgaagaaaaactataCAGTCGCCTTGTCTTATGCTcctcttttctgaaaaatcgtgaaaaatacCAGAAGAATGACacagaaaacaataaataaaaatgctcGTTGAATTTGCATAATTTGGTGGTGGTGAGGGAAGGTACTGTAACGTTCGCAGAACGACTATAAAAGTGATTCGACGCCTTCCGctcaaaaatcactaaaaaatgaagtgtctttgttgtatttttctaacttttattCTCCTTATCGTTATTATTCCAATTGCTTTATTCATCGGATTCTATAAGCCAAGAACTTTCGGGAGTCATCCGAAACACGTGGATCATTTGGTAAGCATTTCTGAATACTGGTATATTGACTCATTTTCTCACTTTGTATTAATTAAAAGAAATGTGACTTGAATATTTATTCCTCATtgtttgagaattttaatttagaaatatttttttttgctcaaagttGCCTCGCtgtgcaaatttaaaaaatgaatcaacCTGAAAGTTGGCTAGgtaattaggaaaaaaatcaaaagagcCGATAATTGGGCGGGCTGATTTGGAGTATTCAGCCTCGGAGACGAAACTTCCCGAGCGAATTTTCAGCTGGACCAGTTTTTAAtaagtttaatatttttgaaaccatAGAGAAAACTTAGTTTATTTCAAATGGTACAACTGAAATTTCctttggaatgtttttttgctaaatatCCCGAATAAGGGCCCATTTTTTGACTTCATCGagctataattttttctcataaataaATCGGTAGATACAAAAGAAATTCCAGGTAAATGGGACATCCTCTTCAGTTCCAGTTCCATCAGAATATTCTACTGATAATTCGGAAATCGAACTAGTTGAAGGAAGCATGGATGGAGGTTCTCAAGAATTTCCGAAATCTGATGAGCTTATTATGAATATGACTGATCCAATTCATAAATTACCTGAAACGGAAGATGAGACAATATCGGTGAAGGCTGAGAAACcgatgaaaatggaaaagaacGAAAAAGTGGAAGAATTGAAATCAGGAGAAgtaattgaagaagaagaagaaacacaAGTTGTTGTGAAAAgaaagaataataataataagagAAATAAGAATTCCCagaatattgagaaaaatggaataacgGATTCGTTCGAAGATTTTGATAAttaatggattttttgaagaatataaAGTTTATGTTAATTGTGTACCGATTGTGTGAGACCAGGTGTcctttttgggttttttttctaaaatggattattttttgaatatttttgaactcaaaattaagaaaaaattgtggatCTGTGAATTTTAGAAGCGAacctttttttgtgtttttatgaGCCCCGATTTCGCAGAAAAATGCCCCTTTTGAAATCAATGTGGAAACGCGCTCCACAGCTAAGATAAtccattttagaaaattctccACCCCCAAACCAAGGGTCTCGCTGGGTATTTGACggtaaaatcgaaaattcaaacgctttcaattagtttcgtcgattttcaagcatttttcgtCAGTTTTATTATGTCTTAAAAGGCATATTCTGATTCCTTATATATTAGTGTCTTTCTTTGAtgtccaaaaaacaaaaacattgatttaaaaaaattcaaaaaaattcattgctTGGCCGTGTTGCGGGCAAAATGTTGCCGCGGGAAAAAAGGGCatgaaaattctaaagttacaaaaaaaacacgaaaataaatcaaagattggcgaaattgtggaaaattacaacaaaaaatgttgtattacagagcgaaaaaaaaaccgatcaagagagagagaaaagggTCCGTTAATTGTATGGGTGTTTCCGTAATGCATTAAATtttacagagaaaaaaaacacgataTTTTGTTTCCTGAGACCTTATGTGTATACTGGATGAGGGGCGATTTAAGAGAATGACAATTTATGATGACGATGATTATTGTAATAGTTTACATTCAGGTGGCAGAAAATAATTAGAATTAGAATTATTCAagttattttatcaaattatcaTAAGTTCGTCGGTTTGGAACAAGAATTTGGACATCTACAgacagaattatttttttcttaatttttaattgtacaAGAATCCAGATCTGTAGCTCTCCAAATAAATCGTTTTCAAATCAAGGAATATTCTAGACGACCAGCGTCGTTTTAACCGGGCTCATTGCCGTTGCTTCAATCATTTCATTTGCATCAATATCTGTCGTTTCCGAGCTGGATTCTACAGTAACCGCTACCATATCCTGTTCTACATAGACTTCTTGAAGTGTGAGATCAGCTTCGATTATTGTGTCTTCCTGCAAATtagttcaataatttttcggtacttgaaattttagaatattccaaaatttccaaaaattttcaaattttcaataatctgataaatttcaaatttcaaaatttcaaacaaaaaaaaaagaattccaaaaatttgaaaat containing:
- the C41D11.10 gene encoding uncharacterized protein (Confirmed by transcript evidence); this encodes MKCLCCIFLTFILLIVIIPIALFIGFYKPRTFGSHPKHVDHLVNGTSSSVPVPSEYSTDNSEIELVEGSMDGGSQEFPKSDELIMNMTDPIHKLPETEDETISVKAEKPMKMEKNEKVEELKSGEVIEEEEETQVVVKRKNNNNKRNKNSQNIEKNGITDSFEDFDN
- the tiam-1 gene encoding DH domain-containing protein (Confirmed by transcript evidence) — encoded protein: MGSRLSCSCSQAECWTNDESTLRIDAELFELSQDGQKWDKLDGRLANVRVFNAFDDSSPRLLATSSSGQVLLDTLIPMGEKVHKVSDFFVYLKTEGRTIGFNTLSSRDTSLLISQATNTTAFNMFQHSFSVSVSRIATFEGDSIQPCDEQPETSNVSLNPLNMVFNYKGSPVEIDLLECFACSSEAENCVDIAHANNIFRVIVSAHAHLFLIQALNVSSLLLARTTSNLVAINYLARQNDKIQQKLIALLETSESSENASKEDIRQMLLLKNVVVTQRLNSLQQRALPGIELIQHDISPQIDQKLLEKCRLPSLFLYHFNMNSFRIWRKPMETRDMNTMGSSMASTSQYHQIPIQIQNQNPLPSQQIQPQQQQQYHPPDHVTTHNGTTTFHTTNPTKPRLCEGSLAPGCSLAEASEQRKREMAEQKKELAGPSSAEDYFVRKTNGRLGLTIYAHNDDGVIRAEVRGVTSFAPRCAQVGDSVVAVDSELISSVRNASDVEKLLRIGKVIHLRRKTPLTPRAPSQLDATNVNKKTGCAKLAMALQELLVTEKKYVSDLREMNEVFLCMRQVRDIMNAAIRLYKMQTSFVDSIEEAIGDMSRQDISVAQIRDSVMRVCAVFINKCSDFKIYAEYAAGYHLLQHEIKNKKELLSKLEAVNSTREQHCSWESRMIKPVQRIVQYPLLLKNIADALPKDARERVQVEAALQKMQTSAEYVNEMQRLHEDYAQYMETVRKANEPMLAEKSLRLDTRELLVFAHIKWRDAPAEHYVVFVFHSLILLLPSYARKEIKMKWTRVLPINEVDINEMPNDALNLKLYHAAFEGPNGQLSHSNPNTVYNIECCQSQLKQHLIKNIKKARTLFSRESHRPLSGSSQSDGGYVSEVSKEHRNSK